Proteins encoded by one window of Blautia luti:
- a CDS encoding L,D-transpeptidase family protein has product MDNKEKNRKKKIKVILGICIALFLLLGGGVLVYIHKVDTDTLGRKITIYGLDISGQNVEKAGQTIRKAFQDKKVVFREDGSQVYQTTVGELGYSLDEGTLQSALIALKQQRDQTRTFLASWKNYEIEYQVNKDETTEQAALTEDHFGEKERTEAQNAEIRYSKKKKKFVIVNQVAGTQIDEERLRNYVDKTLEAEFQDKLLTGEVKIDLNQQAYKQPSVKASKELKKELKSLNGQLKKYRKATITYTFGNTTETLDSKTVNSWISIQGTKIIIDQEQAGTFISQLANKYNTIYVPRTFHTSMGTDVTVEDNEYGYRIDQSGELSQLLSDLKSGKDVVREPVYSSKGMQRNGTDDLAGSYIEVSLDAQHLWLYRDGGLVTETDIVSGAPTEERHTYTGAWPIAYKASPFTLTSDAYGYDTKVKYWMPFVYGQGLHDAPWQSAFGGNRYKTGNGSHGCINLPEEEAAIIYENIDGGYPIIIY; this is encoded by the coding sequence ATGGATAATAAAGAAAAAAACAGAAAGAAAAAGATAAAAGTTATTCTGGGGATCTGTATTGCATTATTTTTACTCCTGGGAGGAGGAGTGTTGGTTTATATACATAAAGTGGATACGGACACACTGGGGAGAAAAATTACCATATATGGTCTGGACATATCAGGTCAGAATGTGGAGAAGGCCGGACAGACCATCCGGAAAGCATTTCAGGATAAAAAGGTTGTTTTCCGGGAGGATGGCAGTCAGGTATATCAGACAACTGTAGGGGAACTGGGATATTCTCTGGATGAGGGAACACTTCAGTCTGCACTTATAGCCTTGAAACAGCAGCGTGACCAGACAAGGACGTTTCTGGCCTCCTGGAAAAATTACGAAATAGAATATCAGGTAAACAAAGATGAGACAACAGAACAGGCTGCACTGACAGAAGATCATTTTGGAGAGAAAGAAAGAACGGAAGCCCAAAATGCTGAGATCAGATACAGCAAGAAGAAAAAGAAATTTGTTATAGTAAACCAGGTGGCAGGGACACAGATTGATGAAGAACGTCTTCGAAATTACGTGGACAAGACGCTGGAAGCAGAGTTTCAGGATAAGCTGCTCACCGGTGAAGTCAAGATAGATCTGAACCAGCAGGCATATAAGCAGCCTTCTGTAAAGGCTTCAAAAGAATTGAAAAAGGAATTGAAAAGCCTAAACGGACAATTGAAAAAATACCGCAAGGCTACCATAACCTATACCTTTGGAAATACGACAGAGACCCTGGATTCCAAAACTGTAAATTCCTGGATCAGTATTCAGGGAACAAAGATCATAATTGATCAGGAGCAAGCAGGTACCTTTATTTCACAGCTTGCCAATAAATACAATACCATTTATGTTCCCAGAACCTTTCATACCTCTATGGGTACGGATGTGACTGTGGAGGATAATGAATATGGTTACAGGATTGATCAGAGCGGAGAGCTAAGCCAGCTGCTTTCTGATCTGAAAAGCGGCAAAGATGTGGTCCGTGAACCGGTATACAGCAGCAAGGGGATGCAGAGAAACGGAACGGATGATCTGGCAGGCAGTTATATAGAGGTAAGCCTGGATGCACAGCACCTTTGGCTTTACAGGGATGGAGGCTTGGTGACGGAAACAGACATTGTCAGCGGGGCGCCTACAGAGGAAAGACATACCTATACGGGAGCCTGGCCCATTGCCTATAAAGCAAGTCCTTTTACGCTCACCAGCGATGCATACGGATATGATACCAAGGTGAAATATTGGATGCCCTTTGTTTACGGGCAGGGGCTGCATGATGCGCCCTGGCAATCGGCTTTTGGAGGAAACCGTTATAAGACAGGAAACGGAAGTCATGGATGTATCAATCTGCCGGAAGAAGAGGCTGCAATTATTTATGAAAATATTGACGGTGGATATCCCATTATTATATATTAA
- a CDS encoding nitroreductase family protein, translated as MEFQKLMEVRRSVRKYAADKKVTKEELMEMIGAAQEAPSWKNTETGRYYCVLSEEMTERVRRECLPEGNARKAENAVLVVTTFVKDKAGFQNDKTADNELGNGWGCYDLGLQNENFVLKAAELGYGTLIMGLRDGERLRKVLDIPEEETVVAVIAVGVAAEEPKRPKRKELDEIVKVY; from the coding sequence ATGGAATTTCAGAAATTGATGGAAGTAAGAAGAAGTGTTCGAAAATATGCAGCAGACAAAAAGGTCACAAAAGAAGAACTGATGGAGATGATTGGAGCTGCACAGGAGGCTCCTTCTTGGAAAAATACAGAGACAGGGAGATATTATTGTGTATTGTCTGAGGAGATGACAGAAAGAGTACGCAGGGAATGTCTGCCTGAGGGAAATGCCCGTAAGGCTGAAAATGCAGTACTGGTTGTAACTACTTTTGTAAAAGATAAAGCTGGTTTCCAGAATGACAAAACTGCGGATAATGAATTGGGCAATGGCTGGGGATGCTATGACCTGGGATTGCAGAATGAAAATTTTGTTTTGAAGGCAGCAGAACTGGGGTATGGAACTTTGATCATGGGGCTGAGGGATGGAGAGCGGCTTCGGAAGGTGCTGGATATTCCGGAAGAGGAAACGGTAGTGGCAGTGATTGCTGTCGGCGTGGCAGCAGAGGAGCCAAAGAGACCTAAGCGTAAGGAACTGGATGAGATTGTGAAGGTGTATTAA
- a CDS encoding ABC transporter substrate-binding protein — protein MKMKKVTAMGMAVLMAATMIPAVPAMADDAGKVYYLNFKPEQDEDWQNLAKEYTEETGTEVTVVTAASGQYETTLQSEMAKSDAPTLFQVNGPVGLKNWKDYCYDLKDSDIYSQLTSDSYSLKDGDAVDGIAYVIESYGLIVNKTLLEKAGYTLDDIKSFDDLKKVADDIQSKKDDLGIKGAFTSAGMDGSSDWRFKTHLANLPIYYEYKEDGIDDTDAIKGTYLDNYKNVFDLYITDSTCDGSELSAKTADDSRNEFVNGEAVFYQNGSWEYSELSKTFKDDELAMIPIYFGVDDANEGLATGTENYWCVNKNASEADVKATLDFMNWCVTSEAGTKSMAEDMGFTIPFKTAEAPSNVFVKQDAEYTEAGLTPVSWNFTTMPSEEWKNTLGSALTAYAAGSGSWDDVKSAFVDNWATEKALSE, from the coding sequence ATGAAGATGAAGAAAGTAACAGCAATGGGAATGGCAGTACTTATGGCAGCAACTATGATCCCGGCAGTACCGGCAATGGCTGATGACGCTGGAAAGGTTTATTACTTAAACTTCAAACCAGAGCAGGATGAAGACTGGCAGAATCTGGCAAAAGAATACACAGAGGAAACTGGTACAGAGGTAACTGTTGTTACAGCAGCTTCCGGACAGTATGAGACAACACTTCAGTCAGAAATGGCAAAGAGTGATGCACCTACTTTATTCCAGGTAAACGGACCGGTTGGACTGAAAAACTGGAAAGATTACTGCTATGATCTGAAAGATTCCGATATTTACTCACAGCTGACATCTGATTCCTACAGCTTAAAGGATGGAGATGCAGTGGACGGAATTGCATATGTAATCGAATCCTATGGTCTGATCGTAAATAAGACCTTACTTGAAAAAGCAGGATATACTCTGGACGATATTAAATCCTTTGATGATTTAAAGAAAGTTGCTGATGATATCCAGAGCAAAAAAGATGATCTGGGAATTAAGGGAGCATTTACTTCCGCAGGTATGGACGGATCCTCTGACTGGAGATTTAAAACACATCTTGCAAACCTTCCAATCTACTATGAGTATAAAGAAGACGGAATCGATGATACAGATGCAATCAAAGGTACATACCTTGATAACTACAAGAATGTATTTGATCTTTACATTACAGATTCTACCTGTGACGGTTCTGAGCTTTCTGCAAAAACAGCAGATGACTCCAGAAATGAATTTGTAAATGGTGAAGCAGTATTCTATCAGAATGGTTCCTGGGAATATAGTGAACTTTCTAAAACATTCAAAGATGACGAGCTGGCTATGATCCCGATCTACTTTGGTGTAGACGATGCAAACGAAGGTCTTGCAACCGGTACAGAAAATTACTGGTGTGTAAACAAGAATGCTTCTGAAGCTGATGTAAAAGCAACACTTGATTTCATGAATTGGTGTGTAACCTCTGAAGCAGGAACAAAATCTATGGCTGAAGATATGGGATTCACAATTCCTTTCAAAACAGCAGAGGCACCAAGCAATGTATTTGTAAAACAGGATGCAGAGTACACAGAAGCTGGTCTGACACCTGTATCATGGAACTTTACAACAATGCCATCTGAAGAGTGGAAAAATACTCTTGGATCTGCTCTTACAGCATATGCAGCAGGATCTGGCTCCTGGGATGATGTTAAGAGCGCGTTTGTTGACAACTGGGCAACAGAGAAGGCACTTTCCGAATAA
- a CDS encoding carbohydrate ABC transporter permease, whose translation MVGKTIKKWWPIFVVPTLAAFIIGFLWPFIWGIYLSFCKFTTVQDVTFVGFSNYQKILLDNTFSHAFWLTVAFAFISSILINVLAFAIALALTKGFKGTNAFRTVFFMPNLIGGIVLGYIWQTLLNGLLSKWGQPLLALSAKNGFIGMLILLCWQQIGYMMIIYVAGLNNVSPDLIEAAQIDGATSRQILFKIKLPMIMPSVTICTFLTLTNGFKMFDQNLSLTGGDPAKQSQLLALNIYDTFYARSGPQWKGIGQAKAVVFFILVVAIALIQLKATSSKEVQQ comes from the coding sequence ATGGTAGGAAAAACAATCAAAAAGTGGTGGCCGATTTTCGTTGTGCCTACACTGGCTGCATTTATAATCGGATTTTTATGGCCGTTTATCTGGGGAATTTACCTTTCATTTTGTAAATTTACCACAGTGCAGGATGTTACTTTCGTAGGATTTTCAAACTATCAGAAAATATTGCTTGACAATACTTTCAGCCATGCGTTCTGGCTGACTGTGGCATTTGCCTTTATATCCAGTATTCTGATCAATGTTCTGGCATTTGCCATTGCACTGGCGCTGACAAAAGGATTCAAGGGAACCAATGCATTCAGAACAGTATTCTTTATGCCAAACCTGATTGGTGGTATTGTTCTTGGATACATCTGGCAGACCTTATTAAATGGTCTGTTATCCAAATGGGGACAACCGCTACTGGCTTTGTCTGCAAAGAACGGATTTATCGGTATGCTGATCCTTCTGTGCTGGCAGCAGATCGGATATATGATGATCATTTATGTGGCAGGTCTGAATAATGTTTCACCTGACCTTATCGAAGCGGCACAGATTGACGGAGCTACATCCAGACAGATCCTGTTCAAGATTAAATTACCGATGATCATGCCGTCTGTTACAATCTGTACTTTCCTTACACTGACAAATGGATTTAAAATGTTCGACCAGAACCTTTCTCTTACAGGTGGAGATCCTGCCAAGCAGTCTCAGCTACTTGCCTTGAATATTTATGATACGTTCTATGCACGAAGCGGACCACAGTGGAAGGGAATCGGTCAGGCAAAAGCAGTTGTATTCTTTATTCTGGTTGTAGCCATTGCTCTGATTCAGCTTAAAGCAACATCATCTAAGGAGGTGCAGCAGTAA
- a CDS encoding carbohydrate ABC transporter permease, translated as MENNKKKSIIPTIILTILSLLWIYPIILILLNSLKKESAITTTGVFELPLGEIWNGFTNYVASVTQMDFLKSFWYSLVISVMSVVLILLCCSMCAWYIVRVNGVLSKILYYLFIFSMVVPFQMVMFTLAKTADTLKLNTPYNICIIYLGFGAGLAVFMFTGFVKGIPLEIEEAALIDGCNPLQVFFKILIPILKPTIISTAILQLMWVWNDYLLPTLVLDIKKYRTIPMAVQYFRGSFGHVQMGPMMASIMIDIIPIVIVYLVCQKYIIEGVVAGAVKG; from the coding sequence ATGGAAAACAATAAAAAGAAAAGTATTATTCCTACAATTATATTAACCATACTGTCCCTTCTCTGGATTTATCCTATTATACTGATCCTTTTAAACTCTTTAAAAAAGGAATCAGCCATTACAACTACAGGAGTATTTGAACTTCCTCTGGGTGAAATATGGAATGGATTTACAAACTATGTAGCCAGCGTAACACAGATGGATTTCCTGAAATCTTTCTGGTACAGCCTTGTAATCTCAGTTATGTCAGTAGTACTGATCCTGCTGTGCTGCTCTATGTGTGCATGGTATATTGTCCGTGTAAATGGAGTGCTTTCCAAGATTTTATACTATCTGTTCATATTTAGTATGGTAGTTCCTTTCCAGATGGTTATGTTCACTCTGGCAAAGACAGCAGATACACTGAAACTGAACACTCCTTATAATATCTGTATTATTTATCTGGGATTTGGTGCAGGACTGGCAGTATTTATGTTCACCGGTTTTGTAAAGGGAATCCCGCTGGAAATTGAAGAGGCTGCCCTGATCGATGGATGTAATCCGTTACAGGTATTTTTCAAGATCCTGATCCCGATTCTGAAGCCTACCATTATCTCCACTGCAATCCTTCAGCTGATGTGGGTATGGAATGACTATCTTCTGCCGACCCTGGTACTGGATATTAAGAAATACCGTACCATTCCTATGGCAGTACAGTACTTCCGCGGAAGCTTCGGCCATGTACAGATGGGACCGATGATGGCAAGTATTATGATCGATATTATCCCGATCGTTATTGTTTACCTGGTATGCCAGAAATATATTATTGAAGGTGTTGTTGCAGGTGCAGTAAAAGGATGA
- a CDS encoding cache domain-containing sensor histidine kinase yields MKRIRKKFRDMKYRHKLTILLVTSSLVPMTMLALYSHNSMSRLVRHNEVEDTSSILEQTRESIDSQIEVYTGLINYLTYSPDIEEVINEKNMDNYVAYAKYTQIVDPLLTVPKSYHDAINQIQIFADSIKVRHEYTLVPMDEIGQEWWSSQLNDEVQVQWLVNTEKPEIAAVRNIYDGRNRTAVLCITLDYNKIFKPLKNIISDESGTMVLDQSQNIVYRDENIQDNDLADLRESDKILEQISKEYVAVNSTSQNTGWKFYLYKTKKSVEKSVYQMLLAEIPLIAGCVLIIFILGMAFSRLFTRKIEMLTENMDQVNHGSREVTVTSDAEDEVGVLIRSFRRMMGEIDRLISEVYENKIALKEFELKALTAQINPHFLYNSLSIINWMAIKSGQKEISKVTLDLSTFYRTALSKGEDMVTVENCIRNIEAYLSIQLVMHDNDFTVEWKIDPQVKAEKVPKLILQPVVENALEHGLDVKEEGDKILQLSFLDAGDAVLLRVEDNGMGMEQSVAESLVTYQAEGYGLKNVNDRICLLYGEEYKIRITSSVGKGTVVEMRIPKGETL; encoded by the coding sequence ATGAAGAGAATCCGAAAGAAATTTAGAGATATGAAATACCGTCATAAGCTTACAATCCTGCTGGTGACATCCAGTCTGGTGCCTATGACGATGCTTGCTCTGTACAGTCATAATAGTATGAGCAGGTTGGTGCGCCATAATGAAGTGGAGGATACCTCATCCATCCTGGAACAGACCAGGGAAAGTATTGACAGCCAGATCGAAGTATATACAGGACTGATCAATTATCTTACCTATTCTCCGGATATTGAAGAAGTGATCAATGAGAAAAACATGGATAATTATGTGGCATATGCCAAATATACCCAGATTGTGGATCCTCTTCTCACAGTGCCTAAATCCTATCATGATGCTATCAATCAGATACAGATTTTTGCAGACAGTATTAAAGTGAGACATGAATATACTCTTGTACCTATGGATGAGATAGGACAGGAATGGTGGAGCAGCCAGCTGAATGATGAAGTGCAGGTACAGTGGCTGGTAAATACGGAAAAACCGGAGATTGCGGCAGTGAGAAATATTTACGACGGAAGAAACCGCACGGCGGTTCTGTGTATTACTCTGGATTACAATAAAATATTCAAACCGTTGAAAAATATTATCTCAGACGAATCTGGAACTATGGTGTTGGATCAGAGCCAGAATATTGTGTACCGTGATGAGAACATTCAGGATAATGACCTGGCAGATTTAAGGGAATCGGATAAAATTTTAGAGCAGATCAGCAAAGAATATGTAGCAGTAAATAGTACCAGTCAGAATACGGGCTGGAAGTTTTATCTGTATAAAACTAAAAAATCTGTAGAAAAATCAGTTTATCAGATGTTGCTTGCTGAGATTCCGCTGATCGCAGGTTGTGTACTGATCATTTTTATTCTGGGTATGGCTTTCTCCAGATTATTTACCCGCAAGATCGAAATGCTTACGGAAAATATGGATCAGGTAAATCATGGAAGCAGAGAGGTTACGGTTACCAGCGATGCAGAGGATGAGGTGGGGGTTCTGATCAGAAGCTTCCGCAGGATGATGGGGGAGATTGACCGTCTGATCAGTGAAGTTTACGAAAACAAAATAGCTCTTAAGGAATTTGAGCTGAAAGCGCTTACTGCACAGATCAATCCCCATTTTCTGTATAATTCTCTTTCCATTATTAACTGGATGGCTATTAAGAGCGGTCAGAAAGAAATCAGTAAGGTGACTCTGGATTTATCTACTTTTTATCGTACAGCTCTAAGCAAGGGAGAGGATATGGTAACTGTGGAGAATTGTATCCGTAATATTGAAGCTTATCTGTCTATTCAGTTGGTGATGCATGACAATGATTTTACAGTAGAGTGGAAGATTGATCCGCAGGTAAAAGCAGAAAAAGTCCCTAAACTGATCCTGCAGCCAGTGGTAGAAAATGCATTAGAGCATGGACTGGATGTAAAAGAAGAAGGAGATAAAATCCTGCAGCTGTCCTTTCTGGATGCCGGGGATGCAGTACTTCTCCGGGTAGAAGATAATGGAATGGGAATGGAACAGTCAGTGGCAGAATCGTTGGTTACTTACCAGGCAGAAGGCTATGGACTGAAAAATGTGAATGATCGAATCTGTCTGCTCTACGGAGAGGAATATAAAATTCGTATCACCAGCAGTGTAGGTAAGGGAACAGTAGTAGAAATGCGGATTCCAAAGGGAGAAACATTATGA
- a CDS encoding response regulator transcription factor, whose product MYRVLVVDDEKIEREGIKFLLSREEGEFKISEASNGRQALEILRNEEIDLLLTDIKMPHMDGLELAKKAKEEKEELQIVIFSGYNDFSFAQEAIRYGVKEYVLKPVDPDIFSETLEKVRSEIDKNKNRKIRDQKEQDFLQQYFLQNYIYTGKKEILEKAGEMINLDTWNQWHCAILVESSQNFFDTADENLAEDMRKELRRIFFYLNLNARQSLFLFNDVYCDYLLVANQLYTVMKHQYSGSFHLAVSRKFEGCEALPEIMTELEQQMEERFYHPENHVFSNEEEEYSHVDKAAQDSQLMQRISEDISRKDIQQLKVHFQCLTDKYKSSTQFSAMYIKFVFSNVIQALFEETQFSEERRLDKEIDRLYNCSDISQILQVTEENIREYENFLERSMSESRNEVAAVKNYIYQHYGEDLSLEMLAEKVYLSSGYLSFIFKKETGMNLNRFIRVFRMEKAKELLCSTNMKVAQVSEKVGFSNVSYFCRSFREYYGSSPESYRKGTGDDEENPKEI is encoded by the coding sequence ATGTATCGTGTATTAGTGGTTGATGATGAAAAAATAGAGAGAGAGGGAATTAAATTTCTGCTTTCCAGGGAAGAGGGAGAATTTAAGATTTCTGAGGCTTCCAACGGGCGTCAGGCACTGGAAATCCTCAGAAATGAGGAGATAGATCTACTACTGACAGATATTAAAATGCCTCATATGGATGGACTGGAATTGGCAAAGAAGGCAAAAGAGGAAAAAGAGGAGCTGCAGATCGTAATCTTTAGTGGCTATAATGATTTTTCCTTTGCCCAGGAGGCAATCCGTTATGGGGTGAAAGAGTATGTTTTAAAACCGGTGGATCCTGATATTTTCAGTGAAACACTGGAAAAGGTCCGCAGTGAAATTGACAAAAATAAAAACCGCAAGATAAGAGATCAGAAGGAACAGGATTTTCTCCAGCAGTATTTTCTCCAGAATTATATTTACACAGGAAAAAAAGAAATTCTGGAAAAAGCCGGAGAAATGATCAACCTGGATACCTGGAATCAGTGGCACTGTGCCATTCTGGTGGAATCCTCCCAGAATTTTTTTGATACTGCAGATGAGAATCTGGCAGAGGATATGCGCAAGGAACTGCGGAGAATATTTTTCTATCTGAATCTGAATGCCAGACAGTCTCTGTTTTTGTTTAATGATGTATATTGCGATTATCTGTTGGTAGCCAATCAGCTGTATACTGTGATGAAGCACCAGTATTCGGGAAGCTTTCATCTGGCAGTAAGCAGGAAGTTTGAGGGCTGTGAAGCATTGCCTGAGATCATGACAGAGCTGGAACAGCAGATGGAGGAGCGATTTTATCATCCGGAGAATCATGTATTCTCCAATGAGGAGGAAGAGTACAGTCATGTGGACAAGGCTGCCCAGGATTCCCAGCTGATGCAGAGAATTTCTGAGGACATCAGCAGAAAGGACATTCAGCAGCTGAAAGTCCATTTTCAGTGCCTTACGGACAAATACAAAAGCAGTACCCAGTTTTCGGCTATGTATATTAAATTTGTATTTTCCAATGTGATCCAGGCATTGTTTGAGGAAACACAGTTCTCAGAGGAACGCCGCCTGGATAAGGAGATTGACAGACTGTACAACTGCAGTGATATTTCACAGATCCTTCAGGTTACTGAGGAGAATATCCGGGAGTATGAAAATTTTCTGGAACGTTCTATGAGTGAATCCAGAAATGAGGTGGCTGCAGTGAAAAATTACATCTATCAGCACTACGGAGAGGATCTGAGCCTGGAGATGCTGGCAGAAAAGGTATATTTGTCCTCAGGATATCTGAGTTTTATTTTCAAAAAGGAAACAGGAATGAACCTGAACCGTTTTATCCGGGTATTCCGTATGGAGAAGGCAAAGGAGCTTCTGTGCAGCACAAATATGAAGGTGGCACAGGTAAGTGAAAAAGTAGGATTCTCCAATGTATCCTATTTTTGTCGAAGCTTCCGGGAATATTACGGAAGCAGCCCTGAGTCCTACAGGAAAGGAACAGGTGACGATGAAGAGAATCCGAAAGAAATTTAG
- the fba gene encoding class II fructose-1,6-bisphosphate aldolase: MLVNATEMLKKAKAGHYAVGQFNINNLEWTKAILLTAQELNSPVILGVSEGAGKYMTGYKTVVGMVNGMMEELNITVPVALHLDHGSYEGCLKCVEAGFSSIMFDGSHYPIEENVAKTKELVKIVAEHGMSLEAEVGSIGGEEDGVVGMGECADPEECKMIADLGIDFLAAGIGNIHGKYPANWKGLSFETLDAIQKLTGDMPLVLHGGTGIPADMIKKAIDLGVSKINVNTECQLAFADATRKYIEEGKDQQGKGYDPRKLLAPGFEAIKATVKEKMELFGSVDKA, encoded by the coding sequence ATGTTAGTAAATGCAACAGAAATGCTGAAAAAAGCAAAAGCTGGCCATTATGCAGTAGGACAGTTCAACATTAACAACCTTGAGTGGACAAAGGCTATTCTTTTAACAGCTCAGGAACTGAACTCTCCTGTAATCCTTGGTGTATCTGAGGGTGCTGGTAAATATATGACTGGTTATAAAACAGTTGTTGGTATGGTTAACGGTATGATGGAAGAACTGAACATCACTGTTCCTGTAGCTCTTCACCTTGACCACGGCAGCTACGAAGGATGCCTGAAATGTGTAGAAGCAGGATTCTCATCCATCATGTTCGACGGATCTCACTATCCGATCGAAGAGAACGTTGCAAAAACTAAAGAACTGGTTAAGATCGTTGCTGAGCACGGAATGTCTCTGGAAGCAGAGGTTGGTTCCATCGGCGGTGAAGAAGACGGTGTTGTAGGTATGGGCGAGTGTGCAGATCCTGAGGAATGCAAGATGATCGCTGACCTTGGCATTGACTTCCTTGCAGCTGGTATCGGTAACATCCACGGTAAATATCCGGCTAACTGGAAAGGCTTAAGCTTTGAAACTCTTGATGCTATCCAGAAGTTAACAGGTGATATGCCACTCGTTCTTCACGGCGGCACAGGTATCCCTGCAGACATGATCAAGAAAGCTATCGACCTTGGCGTATCCAAGATCAATGTAAATACAGAGTGCCAGCTTGCATTTGCTGATGCTACACGTAAATACATCGAAGAAGGCAAAGATCAGCAGGGTAAAGGATATGACCCACGTAAGCTTCTTGCTCCTGGTTTCGAGGCAATCAAAGCTACTGTTAAAGAAAAAATGGAATTATTCGGATCAGTAGACAAAGCCTGA
- a CDS encoding extracellular solute-binding protein produces MMIQSVTKAGKKLFVILILGTTLLQSGCNNSTKETQQKAEKTDGVEEQKKTKSGDWEEARTTPYGKYPETVTYTLAQMNGANNSNLPKGQTYENNEYTRYLKKMLNIQNENTYMESEDRYDEFVNVIVKDRMLPDVMVISDKKMLDEMVENDLIEDLTEVYEFCTTDRIKAMYSSYGTELLDSVKYDGKLMAMPETVIDHGPCLLWLRKDWMDKLGLEEPQTLEEAFDVIEAFQKNRMGAAPGEEPIGLVCDTSLVGTTSSSYSVDPVFQKFGANPQRWQKGENGEVVYGSLTEETKNALEYLNQLYERGILDENFALRAQNNLRDLVVSGKCGAFFGLWWTPNNPLMDEYEEDPDSDWEPYYFPAEIQKTAETYSTFRDNKYVVVRKGYEHPEIVMKILSVLFDYTRYEAKDADEMNSYFALNVDPTARPLVINVDYNEATYRVTEHIQKVIAGDMEEEKLSAIEKSYYQACRNYMEGQNVTVEDWAAYKSRISAVGLLVKSDYRTPEKIYLQTSNLEIPQTLGTLEKNTFIQIIMGKRPISYFDEFVSKWYEQGGDQLVKAIREDSR; encoded by the coding sequence ATGATGATACAGAGTGTGACAAAGGCAGGAAAAAAGCTTTTTGTAATCCTGATTCTGGGAACGACTTTGCTTCAAAGCGGATGCAATAATTCAACAAAGGAGACTCAGCAGAAAGCAGAAAAAACGGATGGGGTTGAGGAACAGAAAAAAACTAAGTCCGGAGATTGGGAAGAAGCCCGGACAACTCCCTATGGAAAGTATCCTGAAACTGTGACCTATACTCTTGCCCAGATGAATGGTGCCAATAATTCCAATCTGCCCAAAGGGCAGACTTATGAAAATAATGAATATACCCGTTATCTGAAAAAGATGTTGAACATCCAGAATGAGAACACATACATGGAAAGTGAAGACAGATATGATGAATTTGTCAATGTGATTGTGAAAGATCGGATGCTCCCTGATGTCATGGTGATCTCGGACAAGAAAATGCTGGATGAAATGGTGGAAAACGATCTGATAGAAGATTTGACAGAGGTGTATGAATTCTGTACTACAGACAGAATCAAAGCTATGTATTCCAGTTATGGAACCGAGCTTTTGGATTCTGTGAAATATGACGGGAAGCTGATGGCAATGCCTGAGACTGTTATTGATCATGGTCCCTGCCTGCTCTGGCTTCGTAAGGACTGGATGGATAAGCTGGGATTAGAAGAACCGCAGACTCTGGAAGAAGCTTTTGATGTTATTGAAGCTTTTCAGAAAAACAGGATGGGAGCAGCACCTGGAGAAGAACCTATTGGATTGGTATGTGATACTTCACTGGTAGGAACTACAAGTAGTAGTTATTCTGTTGATCCTGTTTTTCAGAAATTCGGAGCTAATCCCCAGAGATGGCAAAAGGGTGAGAATGGAGAAGTGGTATATGGTTCTCTTACAGAAGAGACGAAGAATGCACTGGAATATTTGAACCAGCTTTATGAAAGGGGAATTCTGGATGAGAATTTTGCACTGCGGGCCCAGAATAATCTAAGGGATCTGGTAGTCAGCGGAAAATGTGGGGCATTTTTTGGATTGTGGTGGACGCCTAATAACCCCCTTATGGATGAGTATGAAGAAGATCCGGACTCTGACTGGGAGCCATATTATTTTCCGGCAGAAATACAGAAAACGGCAGAAACCTATTCTACATTCAGAGACAACAAATATGTAGTGGTGCGAAAAGGTTATGAGCATCCTGAAATTGTAATGAAGATTTTGAGTGTACTTTTTGATTATACCAGGTATGAAGCGAAGGATGCAGATGAAATGAACAGCTATTTTGCCCTGAATGTGGATCCTACAGCAAGGCCGTTGGTGATCAATGTGGATTACAATGAAGCCACTTATCGTGTGACAGAGCATATTCAGAAGGTAATTGCAGGAGATATGGAAGAAGAGAAGCTCAGTGCCATTGAGAAATCTTACTATCAGGCCTGCAGAAATTATATGGAGGGGCAGAATGTGACAGTGGAGGACTGGGCAGCTTACAAGTCCCGTATTTCTGCAGTAGGTCTTCTGGTGAAATCGGATTACAGGACTCCTGAGAAAATCTATCTGCAAACTTCAAATCTGGAAATTCCTCAGACTCTTGGTACTCTGGAGAAGAATACTTTTATCCAGATTATCATGGGGAAGCGTCCTATATCCTATTTTGATGAATTCGTAAGCAAATGGTATGAACAGGGAGGGGATCAACTGGTAAAAGCAATCCGGGAGGATTCCAGGTAA